Proteins encoded by one window of Cystobacter ferrugineus:
- a CDS encoding M20/M25/M40 family metallo-hydrolase: MKMSRIGSVAVWLACATPALAEAPREKEVWITMGTDALEPVRGAFQAKGLTLAAPTFQKGGVAVLRVSDSQVEQLALAMHDELNRCAGFIAHDSQAEAFAAVQADNAPQPVAPPIYTINNAPSVKALMDEVRESELRGTIKALSSNWTNRYYNVQNGADASTWLENEWKKLATGRPDITVELFPHGFLQSSVIATIQGTTLPDEVVVLGGHLDSINLSNSTKGTAPGADDDASGVASVTEVLRVAVLKGYKPARTVKFMAYAGEEVGLLGSKAIANSFKANGVNVVGVLQLDMTNYQGNTFDFGLVQDRTNAPLNTQVRNLIATYQPERTVANIMCGYGCSDHASWTLAGYPAAMPFEASLSTMNPVIHGEEDTLTFMGGTAENSVKFAKLGASFMAELAKGATEGNTPPPVGVEPGALQSAAFDATYWAPGCSQVGSGCDSGTLLNGRGGVGPELNQPNTLRMSCADGTSGTYHVDESLDRLKVSTLDGTILFPGKTVKIEATVYAYSTTEDKLDLYYSASATSPSWQLIGTYSPSTTGVTTLSATYTLPASGVQAIRGNFRHAGPSGTTSPARVCSSGGYDDRDDLVFTVP; the protein is encoded by the coding sequence ATGAAAATGAGCAGGATTGGTTCTGTCGCCGTATGGCTCGCGTGTGCCACGCCCGCGTTGGCGGAGGCCCCACGAGAGAAGGAAGTGTGGATCACCATGGGTACGGACGCGCTGGAGCCGGTACGCGGTGCCTTCCAAGCCAAGGGCCTGACGTTGGCGGCGCCCACGTTCCAGAAGGGTGGCGTGGCGGTGCTGCGCGTGAGCGACTCCCAGGTGGAGCAACTGGCGCTGGCGATGCACGACGAGCTCAACCGGTGCGCGGGATTCATCGCCCATGACTCCCAGGCAGAGGCCTTCGCGGCGGTGCAAGCCGACAACGCCCCCCAGCCCGTGGCCCCGCCCATCTACACCATCAACAACGCCCCCTCGGTGAAGGCGCTGATGGACGAAGTGCGGGAGTCGGAACTGCGCGGCACCATCAAAGCGCTGTCCAGCAACTGGACCAATCGCTACTACAACGTGCAGAACGGCGCGGACGCGTCCACCTGGCTCGAGAACGAGTGGAAGAAGCTCGCCACCGGGCGTCCGGACATCACGGTGGAACTCTTTCCGCACGGCTTCCTGCAATCCTCCGTCATCGCCACCATCCAGGGCACCACGCTGCCCGACGAGGTGGTGGTGCTCGGTGGCCACCTGGACTCCATCAACCTGAGCAACTCCACGAAGGGCACGGCGCCGGGCGCGGATGACGACGCGTCGGGCGTGGCCTCGGTGACCGAGGTGCTGCGCGTGGCGGTGCTCAAGGGCTACAAGCCGGCGCGCACCGTGAAGTTCATGGCGTACGCGGGCGAGGAGGTGGGACTGCTCGGCTCCAAGGCCATCGCCAACTCGTTCAAGGCCAACGGGGTGAACGTGGTGGGTGTGTTGCAGTTGGACATGACCAACTACCAGGGCAACACCTTCGACTTCGGCCTCGTGCAGGACAGGACGAACGCGCCCCTCAACACGCAGGTGCGCAACCTCATCGCCACGTACCAGCCGGAGCGGACCGTCGCCAACATCATGTGCGGCTATGGCTGTTCGGACCATGCCTCGTGGACCCTCGCGGGCTACCCGGCCGCCATGCCCTTCGAGGCGTCGCTGAGCACGATGAACCCGGTCATCCACGGCGAGGAGGACACCCTGACGTTCATGGGAGGCACGGCGGAGAACTCGGTGAAGTTCGCGAAGCTGGGCGCCTCGTTCATGGCCGAGCTGGCCAAGGGCGCCACCGAGGGCAACACCCCTCCTCCGGTCGGTGTCGAGCCCGGGGCGCTCCAGAGCGCCGCCTTCGATGCGACGTACTGGGCACCGGGTTGCTCGCAGGTGGGCTCGGGCTGTGACTCGGGCACGTTGCTCAACGGACGCGGGGGCGTGGGCCCCGAGCTGAACCAGCCCAACACGCTCCGGATGAGCTGCGCGGATGGCACCTCGGGCACCTACCACGTGGATGAGTCCCTCGACCGGCTCAAGGTGAGCACCCTGGATGGGACGATCCTCTTTCCGGGCAAGACGGTGAAGATCGAGGCGACCGTGTACGCCTACTCCACCACGGAGGACAAGCTGGACCTGTACTACTCGGCGAGCGCCACGAGCCCTTCGTGGCAGCTCATCGGCACGTACAGCCCGAGCACCACCGGCGTCACCACCCTCTCCGCCACGTACACCCTGCCCGCGAGCGGCGTGCAGGCCATTCGCGGCAACTTCCGCCATGCCGGCCCCAGCGGCACCACCAGCCCCGCGCGGGTTTGCAGCAGCGGGGGTTACGACGACCGCGACGACCTGGTCTTCACGGTGCCGTGA